A segment of the Cenarchaeum symbiosum A genome:
GACAACGGGTGCTTTGTGGTGGTCGATGAAAAAGGCATGCGGATAAGCAGGTTCGACGGGACCCCAGTGAGGCCGCAGATAACCAAGGTCTCAAAGGAGATAGCCGACGCGTACAAGGGCGACTATGCCCACTTTACCCTCAAGGAAATATCCGAGCAGCCAGACACAATACTGCGCTGCGGGGGCGACGGCGGGGCCGTTGAACAGATGGCCGGTGAGATCAGGCGCGCGGGAACAGCATACATAACGGGCAGCGGGACAAGCTACAATGCCGCGCTCGTCGCCCGGCATGTAATGTCAAAGTACGCAGATACAAGGCTCGAGCCGATAATAGCAAGCGAGCTGCCCCATTCGCCGTTTTCCGCGGGCGAGGGATCCGTCTTCATTGCCGTGTCCCAGAGCGGCGAGAGCGCAGACGTGATAGATGCCGCCGCAATAGCGAGGGATTCGGGGGCCAGGATCGTCTCGATAGTCAACATGCGGACATCGTCCCTTGCGCGCGAATCAGACGTTGTAGTGGGGATGAACTGCGGGCCCGAGATTGGCGTGGCCGCTACAAAGAGCTTTACGTCGCAGCTCGGCATAATATACAAGATGGCCGACATAATAGGCGGCGGGCGCGCCGGTGCCGACTTTGCCGCGGTCTCAAAGGCGATATCGGGGATACTTTCCGACCACGCGGGGATAAAGAAGCTTGCCGGCGAGCTCAGGGATGTAACGGACATGTACGTGCTCGGCAGGGGCGTGCACTATCCAATGGCCGCCGAGGCCGCCCTAAAGCTCAAGGAGCTCACATATGTGCACGCAGAGGGCATACCGGGCGGGGAGCTCAAGCACGGCCCGCTTGCCCTGATGGGCCCCGGCGTATATGCCGTGATAATGAACCCCGCAGATTCCACCTATGAGGATACGCTGACCGGCGCCAGGGAGATCAGGGCCAGGGGCGCCAAGATAATAGGAATCTCGGATAAAAACAGCGATGTATACGACCACTGGGTGGAGCTTCCACGGGTAGGCGAATCGTCGTACCCGCTAGTCGAGATGGTGCCCGTGCAGCTGCTGGCCTACTATCTTGCATTAGAAAAGGACACGGATCCCGACCATCCCAGAAACCTCGCAAAGTCGGTCACTGTGCGCTGAGCACCCGCCGGTATTCATCTTCTGCAAGCGGGAGAAACTCGCGCGGCCCTGTTCCCGTCTTGAGCATTGCTGCCGTGATGGCGCCCCCCGCGCCGGCGCCCTCTTTTGCAAACCCCTCGGAGAAGGCGCGCAGGCCAGGCTCTTTGGACTTTGATAGCAGGGGGTCGACTGAGATTACAGGCACGCCTGCCGCCCCGACCGACTCTACAAGGTCCGCTGATTCATCGTCTACAACGTATGAAGTGGTGGCCACGGCTACGCCGCCGCCTATTCCCAGCTTTTCCCCCAGCGCGAGTACCGCCGCCATCTGCGTGCCGCCCGCCAGCAGGACCTTTGATGAGCCGCAGGCGCCGCTTGCCATCCCCGCGACTACAGGGATCATCGGGTCGCCAAGCGAGGCTGCCACCGAGAACGGGTCTTCAGAAACGCCCCTCCTGAGCGCATTTTCCACTACATGCTCCTTGAGCTCGACGGGATTCTCGGGCATGCTGGAGCTGACCCTAGCTTTTCTTCCAAGGCCCCTGAGCACGCCCAGCGCGGTGGTCGTCCCCCCGGGGATGCTCTCGCCTATCACCAGACAGTCCGTCAGCGAGGAGAGCGTCCTGCCGATTATCCTGCCATAGTCTATAGCCCGGAGCAGGTCGTCGCGGGCCATGGCGGGCCCCTGCGTTATGTTGCCGCCCCAGTGCAATCCGGTCTCCATGTAGGGCATCATGGGGGGTACCTTGCTGCCCGCGCCTATCACTACATGGGGGATGCTAGCCGATTCGAGCGCGGCCTTTGTGAGCAAAGCGGGCGTGGGCTTGCCGTCAGGGGTCATGGGGATCCCGTCTATTGACCTGCAGCGCCCATAGTGAAGAAACTCGGCGTCGGCTGGCGGCGTGTACTGGAACAGCTCAGGCGCCGCGCCGGCGGCAGTTATGCCAGGTATCTCGCACGTCTCTGTATATGATATCACCAGTGAGAACAGGAATTTGCCGCTGCCCAGTGATTCCACCAGCTCCTCCCCGCCGGGCGGGCCGTGCACCTCTATGCCTTCCAAGTCACCCGCCCATCATTGCCACGAACTGCTCCTCGCCCACCCGCCGCATGACCGGGTTGCTCTTCTTTTCATCCCCGAGAGTGGAGACCGGCGAGGTGCCGTAGTCGTGCCCGCAATAGACGACAAGCGAATCATCGAGCCTGTACAGAACGCCAAATATGCTGCCGTACAGGTCCCTTGCGCTGCCCCCCGGCAGGTCCACCCTGCCGCACGAGCCCACAAAGAGGGTATCGCCCGTGAATATTTTTCCGTCGCCGACAAGGCAGATGCTGTCCCTCGAGTGCCCCGGAGTGTGCAGCACGGAGAGCATGGTAGAGCCTATCCGTATCTCCGAGCCGTCCCGGACCGTTATGTCGTGCTTTAGCTCCGATTCCTCATGCTGGATGATCCGGGCGCCCGTCCGCCCGGCTATCGCCTCGTTGCCCACAGTGTGGTCAAAGTGGTGGTGCGTGTTTATCACGTATTCCGCGCTCAGGCCGTTCCGGGTGACGGTCTCCATTACGGTATCAAGGTCCCAGGACGGGTCTATTACCGCGCACTTGCCGGTCTCCTCGTCGGATACAACATAGCAAAAGTTCTGCATCTGCCCGACGGGCAGCTGGTGCACCTTCATAGGACGCCCTTCTCGGCCTCGGGCGGTATGCCTATCTTTTGGACGGTGACATCCCCGGTCAGGTCCTTTCTCTTGGGGATGCCCTCCTTCATGCGGTGGAATGTAACGGTAAAGTCCACTTTTACGCAGGGGTCTGCCGCCTCGCCGGTCTGCGGGTCCAAGCCGGAGGGCGCGTCTATTGCCATCTTTGTACATTGGATACCGTTGATGAATTTTATCGCAGACAGGTACGGCTCGCGTATTTCGCCCGTTATTCCCGTGCCGAGGATCCCGTCTATAATGGCATCGGGCGATACAGAAGCATCAAACGAGCCGCCGCTGACGAGTTTTATCGAGGGCATCTTTTCTAGTATCGACCAGTTCCATCTTGCCTCTTCTGTTCTTATCCCGTCCGGGTTGCCCAAGAGTACCACTGTCACGTCAGCTCCGCGGCCCGCCAGGTGCCTTGCG
Coding sequences within it:
- a CDS encoding phosphoribosyltransferase (COG2038); the encoded protein is MHGPPGGEELVESLGSGKFLFSLVISYTETCEIPGITAAGAAPELFQYTPPADAEFLHYGRCRSIDGIPMTPDGKPTPALLTKAALESASIPHVVIGAGSKVPPMMPYMETGLHWGGNITQGPAMARDDLLRAIDYGRIIGRTLSSLTDCLVIGESIPGGTTTALGVLRGLGRKARVSSSMPENPVELKEHVVENALRRGVSEDPFSVAASLGDPMIPVVAGMASGACGSSKVLLAGGTQMAAVLALGEKLGIGGGVAVATTSYVVDDESADLVESVGAAGVPVISVDPLLSKSKEPGLRAFSEGFAKEGAGAGGAITAAMLKTGTGPREFLPLAEDEYRRVLSAQ
- a CDS encoding Zn-dependent hydrolase (COG0491), giving the protein MKVHQLPVGQMQNFCYVVSDEETGKCAVIDPSWDLDTVMETVTRNGLSAEYVINTHHHFDHTVGNEAIAGRTGARIIQHEESELKHDITVRDGSEIRIGSTMLSVLHTPGHSRDSICLVGDGKIFTGDTLFVGSCGRVDLPGGSARDLYGSIFGVLYRLDDSLVVYCGHDYGTSPVSTLGDEKKSNPVMRRVGEEQFVAMMGG
- a CDS encoding glucosamine 6-phosphate synthetase (COG0449), yielding MCSIIGYRGDGPAAPVIVSGLKRMEYRGYDSVGVATQTGSGISLKKGVGRVAEVNQSAGLDGMPGTIGIGHTRWATHGQVTDANAHPHACNSGAVAVVHNGTIENFEELKKGLSAAGYSFTSETDTEVIANQLQKNYSAEEGAESALLKTLPELRGRYAFVAMFEDGTMVAARLHEPLIVGVGEDSYFLSSDVLGFIERTDDAIYIDNGCFVVVDEKGMRISRFDGTPVRPQITKVSKEIADAYKGDYAHFTLKEISEQPDTILRCGGDGGAVEQMAGEIRRAGTAYITGSGTSYNAALVARHVMSKYADTRLEPIIASELPHSPFSAGEGSVFIAVSQSGESADVIDAAAIARDSGARIVSIVNMRTSSLARESDVVVGMNCGPEIGVAATKSFTSQLGIIYKMADIIGGGRAGADFAAVSKAISGILSDHAGIKKLAGELRDVTDMYVLGRGVHYPMAAEAALKLKELTYVHAEGIPGGELKHGPLALMGPGVYAVIMNPADSTYEDTLTGAREIRARGAKIIGISDKNSDVYDHWVELPRVGESSYPLVEMVPVQLLAYYLALEKDTDPDHPRNLAKSVTVR
- a CDS encoding conserved hypothetical protein (COG0062), with the translated sequence MDISVKQMYNIEENGHAMGFLKKFMMENAGAAAARLLDERLEGAPRVLAFAGMGNNGGDALVAARHLAGRGADVTVVLLGNPDGIRTEEARWNWSILEKMPSIKLVSGGSFDASVSPDAIIDGILGTGITGEIREPYLSAIKFINGIQCTKMAIDAPSGLDPQTGEAADPCVKVDFTVTFHRMKEGIPKRKDLTGDVTVQKIGIPPEAEKGVL